The Colwellia sp. M166 genome segment CTACAAACCTATTGCTATTATTTGGTTTGCTCAGGTTGCAAACGGCATATTATTACCGGTTATAAGTGTTTTTTTATTATGGATCATGAATAGTCAAGTGCTAGGCGAATATCGTAATAAGCTTTGGCAAAACATCGCTGGCGCGGCAGTTATCTTTATTGCCTTGATGTTAAGTGCGCGAAGTTTACTGTCTGCTTTTGGTTTGTTGTGATCGTTAAAAACGCTAAACGTTTACAGCAGCATAAAGCTTGCTTTAGATGTTGATTTTTATTCTTCTGCTACTCCTAGGCGTTTATGTACCATATTAGCCTAAGCCATGTTATTGAGGCATGCTCAAATGTAGATAACCCTATAACTATTCAGGCTGTATTACCGCTATTTATTGCTGTCGAAAGCCGATTTTAAATTGTTAGCAAAGGCGATAAATTTTTCTTTAATGGTTTTTTTTACGGCAATATCTAGTGAGCCTAATACCACTTTGCCCTCAATAGTAATTATTGGTGCTTGTCGGCTTGCCATGGAAGGTGCTTTGTTTTCTATACTGCTGATAATGCCATAACTTTTACAAACAACATTAATATTTTCAGGCACATAAATTTTGCTACTACCTAAAACACAGTTTAACTTAATGGTGACATTTTGATGTTGAAATACCGCGTCTGTAAAGTCGAGTATGGTTTCGCCTAACATGTTGTTGACCGTGATAGTTTTGGGGACATACCACTGACCGCTTCGCTCAACATTGCCTAAAATACTTTGCAGGCTCAAGGTATTGTCATTATCAGCGTTACTATAGCTTGGCGTAAATTGGTGCTCTTTATTACTGGTGTATTGTTTATCTGCTTTTAGCGTTAAATCAGCCACCAAATCGATAATCTCTTGATGATTATCACTACTCATTGCTTGATCTAACCTACGCTCAAATGCTTCAGCAGATATCACCCCATGGCTATAATTAACAATTAGTTGATCGATAGTTTCTTCACGCACTTGTTCGATTGGACGATCTTCAAGAATTACTGACATGGCTCACTCCGTTGCTGATGTTATTTAACTTAAGTTAGGACTAATGCTTAGGTTAGTTATGTGCTAGTGACAATTCATATTAGTACTTGTTAGCGCTTTATGTTGAGTTGTCAGTAGTAATCCAAACTTTTAGCGACTTATTACTGTAATATTTATCGCTTAAAAGCTAGTTCATTCACATTACGTTTAAAGAGTAGCAAAGATAAAGCCACTATTTTAATGTAATAAATACATGGGCTTACTATTGTTTAGCTTTAGCGTTTTGTGAAATTAACCACGGATTCGTGAAAAACCATAAAATATTGTCTCTTTATAAGCTTAGCTATTGGTTAAATTATTTAATATTTAGCACTTGTTTTAATGGGGCTAAATGTTGCTCGAAGTTTTTCCACTGTTCAGTTGCGCTTTTGTAAATAGGTTGACGAACTTGCTCAGAGCTTGGTGTTTTTATTGTGCGTTGGGTCTTATGAAAATCAAGGCATGATTGTTCAAATTCTAGGCCACAAAAATCAAGCATTCTTCTGACTTGGTGCTCTAAGTCGTCGACAATATCTTCATGATTGACAGTTAAAACGAAATCAGGAAGCACCGTTTGCCAATGAGTCATTAGCTTGAGGTAAGCTTGATAATAGCGACCAATATCTTCAAGGTTGTAGCTAAAATCTTGTCCTTCAGCAAATAGCTGTTTAAAGCCACTAAAACAACAAGCCATAGGGGCGCGCCTAGCATCGATAATCTTAGCATTGGGCAGGATTAATCGAATTAAGCCAATGTGGAGGAAATTATTTGGCATTTTATCGATAAAAAACGGCGCTTGTTCTCGGTAAACGCGAGTTTCATCAATAAATTGCTGACCAAAGCGTTGAAAATATTCTGTTTTGATCTCAGCAAGATTTTTAGGGTATTGGCTGACTTGATTTGCCGGGTTACGGCCACGTAATCGGGCGGCTAAGCCTAAGATATTGTGTAGCTCCATGGTGCCATCAATTTGGCTATGTGAGGCTAGTATTTGTTCAAGTAAGGTTGAACCTGCGCGCGGTAAGCCAACAATAAAAATGGCATCAGGTGCTTTTAGCCCTAATTGTCCACGGTTTTGGAATAGCTCTGCGCTACAGTATTTTATTTGTTCATCGACTTGTTGCTCAATATTGCTGATGTCAAAACCATTATGTGCATGTTGCAAGTCATTACCTTGTTGGTATGCTTGAAACGCCTGGTTGTATTGTTTTCGATCTTCAAACGCTTTGCCTGTGGCAAAATACAGCTGTACTTTATCCGCTATGGCTAAATTTTCACTTGCTTGCTGAGTTTGCATTTGCGCTATTTCGTTATCGCTAAAACGATACGTTTTAGTATTCGCTAAGCTCCAAAAAGCATCACCGTAGTTTGGCTTTAACTGATAAGCTTTTTGATAAGCCTTAACCGCTTCATTAATGTTGCCCTCAGCCTTTAGTGCATGGCCAAGTTGCAAATGAAAGCCTGCCGTACTTGGGTCTTCTGCTATTGCTTGCTCATATAACGTGATGGCTTGCGCTATTTTCCCTAAGCCTGTTAATGCATTGGCTTTAGCCACTTTAAAACTAATGTTATTGGGTTGCTCAATGAGCAGTTTTTCAACCTGTTGTTCGGCGGTTTTATATTTACCTAAGCGCAGTAATAAGTTGAGGTATTGCGAGCGAGCGTAAACGTGGTTAGGTGCAAGTTCAAGCGCACTTGCAAGTAAAAATTCAGCATCATCGTATATTTTCAACTCAATGCCAATTTCGGCCAGCAAACACATGCCTTCAATATGACGTTTATTTTGTTGCAAGAAGTGTCGGCAAATTTGCTCCGCTTTTAATAACTTACCTTCATGCATTAATTCGGTAACGGCAAGTAAAGCCGGTGGTAAGCTTTTAAGTTTAGCCATAGCATTAGCCACCTGTTGTACTTTATCCATTTGCTGTGCATGACGATATAGCTCAATAAGCTCTTGCCAACTAGCGAGCAAACATGGATTGAGCTCTGTTGCCTGTTCAAACGCGGCTGTCGCTTGTTGTGGTTTTGCTAGTGCAATATAGATATGACCTTGCTCTTGATGTGCTCTGCTATATGACGGGTCAAGCTCCAATAGTGCTTCAATACTGGCGAGTGCTTGTGAAAGTGCTTTTGTGTAACGCTGAGCAACAGCGATTAAGTACCATAATTGTATTTGGTCTTGGCGATCGCTTGTTTGTTGTTGCAGCTGTTTTGCTTGTTTAATCGCATCGTCGAATTTCGCTGTTTGAATGAGTTTTTGGATCGACTTTAACTGGGATTCAGTGACAGAAAGAGGGGCTTTTTTCAACGATTTTACTCCAAGATGACTCGACAGATTTTTTTTTAACTAAAAGAGTCTTGTACTTTAACAATAAAAAACCGCCTGATAAACATATCAAACGGTTTTTAAACGGGCTAACCTATTAAGGTTAAGACTTAATAAAAGTCATAAGAGAATCTAAAACCAATCGTGCGAGGTCTATTAGTGACTACCTTAGGTGTAAATTGTTGGGTGTCGATATAGAGTATGGCACTTTTATCGGTGATATTGTCGATGAAAATTTCAGCCTTCCATTCATCGTTAGTTACACCAAAACTTAAGTTAGCAACCACATAACTGTCTTGCACATAACGCCCACCAGCGAAAGTTTGACCATTACTGTCTTGATAATTGACACCAGAATATACCTCAGCTTCTTTTTCAATGCTTAAGCCTGAGCCAGTACCATAGATTAAGTTAGTGGCATCTTCAACAACATAAGCGTCCATTGCCATACCCGCTAATCTGTCGCCCGTATAGCTAATTGAACCGTTGACATAACCTGTCATGTCTTGATCAATATTATAAAAATACTGTGCTTGTAAATTGCCGGAAAACTTAGCTGAATAAGGCAGTCGACTACCAGCTGCAGGGGCAATACCATCAAGTTGTGCGTTAACTGAGGTTAATTCTGTATCAAGGAAACTAAAGGCACCAGAGATAACTAAGTTATCAGTTGCTACCCAAGTAAAGTCACCGTCAATACCTTTAATTTCAGCCTCTCCGACATTATCGGTAAATACTAAGAAACTAATATTGGTAGGGTCATAGCGTGATGTTTGTAGATCAGATATCTTGGAATAATATGCTGTTGCATTCAGTCGTAAGCTTTGATCAAACAACGTTGATTTAAAGCCTAACTCAATATTATCTAAGCTATCAGTCGTTGAATAGACCGGAATGCGAAAACCATCAAAGGCACCTTCTTGGTTTTTAGCTAGGCCGCCGCCAACACGGTTAGTAACCGGTGGTCTAAAGCCTTCAGAATAAGAGGCAAATACCATCATATCTTTGTTTATTTGCCAATCAAGTGATGCTTTGATGATGGTGTCATCAACCGTTAGCGTACCGTCGCTATCAAGTAAACTTGTGTCTAATTGGCCACTGGCAATAGCGGCTTGGGTTGCGGCAGTTTCCGCTGCAGCTTGTTCTTCTGTCATCCCGGTAGTGATAAAGT includes the following:
- a CDS encoding LiaF domain-containing protein: MSVILEDRPIEQVREETIDQLIVNYSHGVISAEAFERRLDQAMSSDNHQEIIDLVADLTLKADKQYTSNKEHQFTPSYSNADNDNTLSLQSILGNVERSGQWYVPKTITVNNMLGETILDFTDAVFQHQNVTIKLNCVLGSSKIYVPENINVVCKSYGIISSIENKAPSMASRQAPIITIEGKVVLGSLDIAVKKTIKEKFIAFANNLKSAFDSNK
- a CDS encoding tetratricopeptide repeat-containing sulfotransferase family protein, whose product is MKKAPLSVTESQLKSIQKLIQTAKFDDAIKQAKQLQQQTSDRQDQIQLWYLIAVAQRYTKALSQALASIEALLELDPSYSRAHQEQGHIYIALAKPQQATAAFEQATELNPCLLASWQELIELYRHAQQMDKVQQVANAMAKLKSLPPALLAVTELMHEGKLLKAEQICRHFLQQNKRHIEGMCLLAEIGIELKIYDDAEFLLASALELAPNHVYARSQYLNLLLRLGKYKTAEQQVEKLLIEQPNNISFKVAKANALTGLGKIAQAITLYEQAIAEDPSTAGFHLQLGHALKAEGNINEAVKAYQKAYQLKPNYGDAFWSLANTKTYRFSDNEIAQMQTQQASENLAIADKVQLYFATGKAFEDRKQYNQAFQAYQQGNDLQHAHNGFDISNIEQQVDEQIKYCSAELFQNRGQLGLKAPDAIFIVGLPRAGSTLLEQILASHSQIDGTMELHNILGLAARLRGRNPANQVSQYPKNLAEIKTEYFQRFGQQFIDETRVYREQAPFFIDKMPNNFLHIGLIRLILPNAKIIDARRAPMACCFSGFKQLFAEGQDFSYNLEDIGRYYQAYLKLMTHWQTVLPDFVLTVNHEDIVDDLEHQVRRMLDFCGLEFEQSCLDFHKTQRTIKTPSSEQVRQPIYKSATEQWKNFEQHLAPLKQVLNIK